The window ATTAATCAAGTCAATTACTGGATCCAGTATTGTTGACCCGCTTTTCTATATAATCTAACTCCTGCTTGTTGACCCGCTTTCCTACATGAGTATTGAGTCCATCATTCATATGATCAGTACCACCCCATCTGCTTGTTGACCCGCTTTCCTATATCACTCCTGGCCCAATCCTTCAGGTGAGACCCCACCGTCACTAGCTTTGCCAAAGAACCTTAAGCACATCGAACAAGGAGGACACAATTCTCCATTGTCATCACCCTATGTGGAAGACTATGTTGGATTAATCGGTAGGTGATTTCTTCTGTCGGGAGCATTGTATACATGAAAACGTCGGTGCCAGAACTAAACTTGTTCACGGTAGATTTTTTTTACGCGGTTCCTAGACCAGAAACCAAAGTTTCGGTAATTTCAGAGGGCACGACGTGTGTCTTACCTTGAAATTTTGCACTGGATTCAAGCCGAATTTAAATCTAATAAAATTTGACTAGATCCAACGAAACGAATCTAGAATTGGTTTTGAAATTTCCAAACCCTCGTACCTCTCACCTTGGCCAACACGGCATGCCACATCGAGAGGAGGAACTTGCGACGGTGGCTgaaaagggaaaagggaaaaTGGTAGCAATATGTCTCTCCTCCTTTCGCGCATCTCGAGACGAGGCCTGTGCCACGGTCCCTTGCGTGCGCCGAGGCTACAGCGAACGCGGAGCGCACGGAGCGATGCTTTTGAGGCCGGTGCGGTGCCTCCGAATCCAATACTCAACTCGCTGCCTGCCGGAACACCATCGATGCTGCCGCCCTGCCTGGCCTGGCCTTTCTTTTCATTTTCATCGCACCCCTGGCTGCTGCGTGCAGAGGAGGAGAAGCCTCCGTCAAACCGACGTTtctttctccctctctctccctgtTGTCATGTGGGTGCAGTGCAACGTCTCTTTCCTCTCGGCCCGTACGCCGAAAGCCCACGGCTACAGATAGATAGATGCTGCCCGCCTGAGGCTTGACCAAACGAACGAATGAACAGAATAAAATGACACGAGAGTCAAGAGCGCCTAGGCATCGGATGCCTACTATACTAGCCGTCGTGGCACTGTTGGGAGTCCTTGGAAGTAGATTTATTACTTACTTGGGCAGAGGACCGAGGAACACCGTCCAAATGTCCAATTAATACGACGTGAGAACAACGACCCGGTTACTATAGTAAATTAATCTACGTGCAATGCGTCGATGGCCGTCTGACTCATCTGCGTGTAGATCCAACAGCACAATAATAACGAAGGAAAGCGGTTAAAACATTTGAGCTGTTGGCTTTGGACGGGGGATTCTTCAAGGCGTGCATGCAGATGCAGctgtggggtgggggtggggtgggtggCGCACGTAGGGAAAGCCGGGCACGACGGCGAGGCTGACGTTGCCATCACGGGAGAGAGCGAGAGAAAAGAGGAGGCAGCAAAAGCTGAAAGCCCGCCCACGCCCACGCCACCCTGATAAGACGAGAGAGACGGTGGAAGGAACAGTTGAGTCGCGTTGCGTTGCGTTTGCGTTGCCCACCCCCCGCCGCAACTCTCTCATCCGTCGCATCCCCGCTCGCGCGCCTCCTACCGCATTCCCATCCAACTCCTCCTCCCCACGCACGCGCTTCGCGCCTCAAATAGCACGGGCAATGGCAGCGGCGCGGCCCTGTTGCAGCCGCAGCAGCCACCGGCAATCGCGCCTCCTCGTCCTCGCCGCCTGCGCGTCGCCGGCGCCGCTGCTGCTTTAGCCGTCTCCGACTTCCGCTCCGAGGTGATCGCCGCCCGGATGGGTGATCTGGGCGTCCGGGTTGTGGGCAGAGGCTGCGCTGCGCCGATGGAGCCGCGCAAGGAGATGGCGCCGCCATcgctggagcagcagcagcagcagcctcCCCTGTTCATGGATTTCTCCCGTCGAGATGGAGGTAACCGACGCATCGCGTGCTGCTTAATTACCTTTCTCGATGACGGTTGTGATTGAGGCGATTAACTAACATGCGTCTTGGGTCGATGCAGTCGCAGATGGCGGCAACGGGCGGAAGCGGCCGCGCGAGACCGTGGCGCCGCCGGCACGGCTCTTCTCCCTGCAGGCGCCGCAGGGTTCTCCGGGGCACAAGGTGATACACCTGGCGCAGCTGCACCGGCGGCCGCCGGCGACGGGCCTGCGGCTCGACTTCGACGAGGGAGGCTCGGAGCACGCGGCGTGCACGTCCTCGACGTCGCCCCTTATCCCCGGCGAGCTCGCCGCCCAGTGCGGGCGGTACAGTAACGAGATCGACCGGCTGCTCCAGGAACACGTGAGGATCCGCGCGCTTGCTTGATTGGTTCTGGCCTTGCCATCGATCGATCGATCTACATGGAGGTTGTtctgatgacgatgatgatgatggcggaTTCGTTCTTCCTTTGTAGGCGGAGCGACTCCGGCTTGCGCTGGCTGACACGAGGCGTCGGCAGAACCGCTCGCTGCTGGGCGCCGCAGAGGCGCTGGCCGCACGGCGGGTCAGGGAGATGGAGGCGGAGACCTTCaaggcggcgcggcgcggcgtcGAGCTGGAGGAGCGGCTGGCCCGGCTGAGGGCGGAGGCGGCGTCGTGGCAAGCCAAGGCAATGTCCGACCAGTCCACGGCGGCCGCGCTCCACGCGCAGTTGCAGCAGGCGGCGGCCACAGCGCAGGCGAGGAGCGGCAAGGCCGCCTTGGAcgacgacggcgcggcggacgaCGCCGAGTCCGGCTTCATCGACCCTGACAGGGTGGTGGAGGTGGCGGCCCCGCCACCGGCCAGGCCGTGCCGCGGGTGCCGGCTCCGGCCGGCCACCACCGTGCTGCTCCCGTGCAGGCACCTCTGCGTGTGCGACGCGTGCGACCCCGGCGCCTcggcctccctcgccgccgccgcggcctgcCCCACGTGCCGCTGCCCCGTCACCGGCACCGTGCAGGTCTTCTTCGCGTGAAACGGGTCGCCGCCGGATCATGAAATCAGAGCCGCCATGGAAAAGCTGTAGTAGATCAGATCAGACAGGGTGCATAATTCCTTCCCTCTCTTTTCTCCCGTGCTAGTGGGCTGGACTGATTGATCCCTCCATGATCGTTTCACCTCTTTTGCTACTGATCTACTACGACTAGTAATTTGATGATTTGAATCTTGCGTGGCAGTTTTTACTGCTAGCAACGCATTCATTAGGTGAATTTTGTTACCGCGCACGGCACGGCTAGGCCTGCGCAGCGCTGAGCGGTGCAGTTGGGGCAGTTGCCGCCTCGGGAGCGAAGCGAGGCGGTTAATTGGTTGAAGCAGGGCGTGGGCGTGGGCGTGTGGGGACGAGGGGTGGGTGGGCGGGCAGGAGGAAGTGGCGGGAAACGCGGCGGGCGAACGCGCGCGCCCGTGGCCGTACGGGCGATCCCGATCGGACGTACCGGAGCGGGGGTCACGGCAGGGCTGTCGGTTGCTCGCACGCCGTGTTCCGTCTTTGATCATCACCATTCTGCTGCACTGGACACAGACAGGCTTAGGTCCTCGCGCGGCCCCAGAGATGGAGGTGAACGCCTGTTTACGGATACACTACTTGCAGTGAAATCTCACTCCAGCTGGACTCACCACACGGGAACGCTATCCGGTACACCTGCCCTTGGGGTGCTACTGGAGCAACAGCCATCCGAAATCACTATACGAGTGTTtaaaatttctgaaaaaaaaaTTAGCGTGTACACAACATATCTCAAGCATGTCACAAAAAAAATAATTCAAATTACAGCTTGAGAATCAATACAACAAATTCAGCACTTATACCATGCTAATGGGCCAAATTTATGGCCCAATCTAAAAAGAGTACTATTGATAACTGAATTCTTTTTGTTTCTAGAGTTGTAGGTCTAATTTGTATCTGAATTTTTGGCGAAACAGTAGATGTATGTTATGTGTGCGTGTGCAAAATTGTTTTCATATTTTTTAAATACGTATAGTGTTTATTTTGTGCGATTGCTGCACCGGTACATGATACATTCCCATTagtgctcgcatcctctccattttCATCattgacaccattgtcaccccaTGCATTCATTGTCGCCATTGGCACCATTTTCACCCATGGCATCCATGCCTCCTCCCATGCCGCCTATGCCTCCTCCATGCCACCCATGAAGCCTACCATAGACCTCAACGCCAACGCTTGATCGCGACAAAGCTCCTAGTATGCTTTTGCCTTCACATTAAGAACACTTGTGTCCATGAACATGTTTCTTTTGTCATTCAATGGCCTTTGATTCTTTCTTTCATGTCACCTTCCTCTCCTCAACCTCTGCCTTCTCCCCCTTGGCCCCTGTGCTCCTCTTTCGACCTCGTCCTCCTCTCCTCCATTTCTTTGGCCTTCAACATTTTTCTTTCTTCGGCCATCTCCTTTCTTATATTCATGATGGCGTCAAATGATTCTTTCACGTCATTATCTCCTCCCTTCTTCAATTTCTCCTTACCGTCCTTTCTTTCATCAGGCTTCTTCTTAGGCGCAACTGAGTTGGGAGTGGGGCTTCTTTTCCCATCCTTGCCACTTGATGCATCGTCGTTgtcgtcgccgtcatcatcatcataattTCCTTGTGTTGCTTCTCCAACCAAGCTCTTCTTCTTGGAAGGACATCGTTGTTCCCGCGGCTTTTCCACTTCTCCACATTTTCAATCTCCATGCAACAATGGTGCAAAGTGAATGCTTTGCCTTTTCCCCCTCAATCCTTGAACAATTATCGAGCAACGTTGAGCTACATACCACAAGTGACAAAAGAAGTTAGCCACCAATCCGTATAGGAGACGAAGATTTTTTTTTTGGTGAATTTGATCAAATAATCACCTTTGCTTTGGCATTTGTGGCACTTGCGTTCATGTTGAAGTTGTGCCAAGCAAGACGGCCACTTTTGACACTCCCATGATATAGTTGCCCATCGGTGTCGGAGACGAAGCTTGCGATCGATAGATGCCACTAGTGTTGCACGCATTGAAGTACTCATAGATATTCTTACAATAAGTTGCCATTGGTTGGTCAACACTGATGATCGGATCAAGACCAATTTTCTTCCATGCTTCACATGCCAACATGTCTTCTTTGCAAGTGTAGTTTGCACTTCTTCCCTTAGAGTTGCATCAAGAAAACCCCTCAGAGCATTGTTTAGTAACGTGCTGGTCCATGGCCCCCTTTAGATTCCAGTCATTTCTTATTTTCTATTTACTAgttaatttttattattttcaatttttagttcatcaattttttttaaatctATGAACGTTTTTGTCACTTTGCGGTCATTTTTCTAATTCAAGAATATATTTTGAATATGTAACCCTTTTTATACATTTTTGAATACTTTTCGTAAATTCTTTACATATTTTGAAATTATTAACATTTTAAAATTTGCAAAAATTTAAAAATTCATGTTTTTTTCTTCACAATCATTTTTAGATTTGGAACATTTTAAGAAAATCACGATTTTTCTTAAATGAATT is drawn from Aegilops tauschii subsp. strangulata cultivar AL8/78 chromosome 1, Aet v6.0, whole genome shotgun sequence and contains these coding sequences:
- the LOC109732136 gene encoding BOI-related E3 ubiquitin-protein ligase 1, with protein sequence MGDLGVRVVGRGCAAPMEPRKEMAPPSLEQQQQQPPLFMDFSRRDGVADGGNGRKRPRETVAPPARLFSLQAPQGSPGHKVIHLAQLHRRPPATGLRLDFDEGGSEHAACTSSTSPLIPGELAAQCGRYSNEIDRLLQEHAERLRLALADTRRRQNRSLLGAAEALAARRVREMEAETFKAARRGVELEERLARLRAEAASWQAKAMSDQSTAAALHAQLQQAAATAQARSGKAALDDDGAADDAESGFIDPDRVVEVAAPPPARPCRGCRLRPATTVLLPCRHLCVCDACDPGASASLAAAAACPTCRCPVTGTVQVFFA